A region of Rhinoraja longicauda isolate Sanriku21f chromosome 31, sRhiLon1.1, whole genome shotgun sequence DNA encodes the following proteins:
- the LOC144608477 gene encoding E3 ubiquitin-protein ligase RNF183-like, with product MLEGNGSECECAVCWNPYDNAFRTPKILECKHTFCLECLARMSLASVPDMEPAMSCPLCRHLTPLGPGQLVTGLRTNGDILSRMRLQPLHVYLDHGRLFYKGPGKASFLLRRPTVYTLSLEVERENGLPVRTQAAPAMDERLPHNTMWRCCQSPPCRTVTYILIVIFGITIILVISLFWTKKILWDLG from the coding sequence ATGCTGGAGGGTAACGGGTCAGAGTGTGAGTGCGCCGTGTGTTGGAACCCTTACGACAACGCGTTCCGCACGCCCAAGATCCTGGAGTGTAAACACACCTTCTGTTTGGAGTGCCTGGCCCGCATGAGCTTGGCCTCAGTGCCCGACATGGAGCCTGCGATGTCGTGCCCACTGTGCCGCCACCTTACCCCCCTGGGCCCCGGGCAACTGGTGACGGGCCTACGCACTAACGGCGACATCCTGAGCCGCATGAGGCTGCAGCCACTGCACGTCTACCTGGACCATGGCCGCCTCTTCTACAAGGGCCCAGGCAAGGCCAGCTTCCTGCTGCGCCGACCCACCGTCTACACGCTGAGCCTGGAGGTGGAGCGGGAGAACGGGCTGCCCGTCCGCACACAGGCCGCGCCCGCCATGGACGAGAGACTCCCACACAACACCATGTGGCGCTGCTGCCAGAGCCCGCCATGCCGCACCGTCACCTACATCCTCATCGTCATCTTCGGCATCACCATCATCCTCGTCATCTCCCTCTTCTGGACCAAGAAGATACTCTGGGACCTGGGCTGA